In a single window of the Elaeis guineensis isolate ETL-2024a chromosome 4, EG11, whole genome shotgun sequence genome:
- the LOC105037562 gene encoding receptor-like protein EIX1 produces the protein MQPLMVYPFHFNFFKLMSGLPIMASGGWGCNKRSLIIERVMLIGFLLCMGVIPCCLCLDGGGGSKVGGSCIESERKALLAIRADIYDPGEWLSSWTGQDCCQWRGVGCDNTNGHVVKLDLRYPYGHGFLGAPVYETGKLPQPSKVNPSISSLIYLRYLDLSMNNFSYAPIPEFIGSFMHLEHLHLSEAHFGGPIPHQIGNLSSLHNLSLQGVLVCFDERDLYPEVCRTTLHANDLQWLSRIPSLQYLDLSAVNLSKASNWLHEINMHPSLSVLKLSYTVLPGFPSTLQHVNFTSLIMLDLSFNDFQSATIPDWLLNISSLVQLDLSSCNIHGWLSVAVDMLGNLNRLKYLDFSENQITGDISQSLWNKKHMEFLDLSGNNIIGHTKQMLGNLSQLRHLSLSGNQISGQFPESLGNLSHLEYLDLSENIISGEIQKSMGNLHNLEVLDLTFNNRISGEIPETIGNLHNLEELYLGGNNITGQIPGNMSNLCNLQDLGLSENNFAGEITSLIEGFSECIKNNKLDKGSILKSLEFMGMSNNNFSGTIPESLGQLSGLVELHLSSNSFTGYLSEVHFSNLTRLDVLDLSYNSLKLNLSDGWIPSFNAREIIMCSCHVGPKFPTWLRTQTYLDSLCLSEAGISDKIPSWLWYKDMTYLNVSHNCMEGRISSSLGSRTYFALDLSSNCLSGPIPNVNADLMILSNNSFSGPISLNFSENAGPSVLSLSHNHINGSIPESFCNWTSLKVLDLSNNELSGRFPDCGICNLPSLTILDLSDNKLSGGLPDCWSKSQRGIIEVPKSKRVEDTSSTVAHTMKLQSLHMRNNSLSGEFPSFLRLCKQLVILDLGENRYSGNIPTWIGESLPSLRVLRLRSNFFDGNIPIQISSLSFLQVLDLACNNFSGNLPSSFGNFTAMVEIQEGSKPMLSNISTGSYYEESLLIFAKGLDLEYTSVLLLVTSIDLSHNNLSGEIPNEVTNLSELYFLNLSGNHFTGNIPQNIGNMRQLESLDLSMNDLCGQIPQTMLALNYLSKLNLSYNNLSGRILSGYQFLTFNDPSIYIGNHNLCGQPLQDCPTHEPPHQEEEQVDEDDCDMIWIYASSALGFILGFWSFVGTIMIKKDIRISYLRFIDRTFDWVYKELAIKFAMLKFVAGKSNHKHN, from the coding sequence ATGCAACCTCTCATGGTCTATCCTTTCCATTTCAATTTCTTCAAGCTGATGTCGGGACTTCCTATCATGGCTAGTGGTGGATGGGGATGCAACAAGAGATCCCTCATAATTGAGCGTGTCATGCTGATTGGGTTCCTCTTATGCATGGGGGTCATCCCATGCTGCCTCTGCCTGGACGGTGGAGGTGGCTCCAAGGTGGGGGGCAGCTGCATAGAGAGCGAAAGGAAAGCTCTCCTTGCCATCAGAGCAGATATCTATGATCCTGGTGAGTGGCTTTCTTCTTGGACGGGCCAAGACTGTTGCCAATGGAGGGGTGTCGGTTGTGACAACACCAACGGCCATGTGGTAAAGCTTGATCTCAGATATCCTTATGGTCATGGTTTTCTTGGAGCACCGGTTTATGAAACTGGAAAATTACCTCAACCAAGTAAGGTAAATCCTTCTATATCTAGCTTGATATATTTGAGGTACCTGGATTTGAGCATGAACAACTTTTCTTATGCACCCATCCCTGAATTCattggttctttcatgcacttggAGCACCTTCACCTCTCCGAGGCTCATTTTGGTGGACCCATTCCTCACCAGATTGGAAACCTCTCAAGCCTACACAATCTAAGTCTTCAGGGTGTGCTCGTTTGTTTTGATGAGAGGGATTTGTACCCTGAAGTTTGTCGAACAACTCTACATGCTAATGACCTTCAGTGGCTCTCTCGAATCCCCTCTCTGCAGTACCTTGACTTGAGTGCTGTCAACCTCTCCAAGGCATCAAATTGGCTTCATGAGATCAATATGCATCCTTCTCTGTCAGTCTTGAAATTATCTTATACTGTACTTCCTGGTTTTCCTTCGACTCTGCAGCATGTAAACTTCACTTCCCTCATCATGCTCGATCTCTCTTTCAATGATTTTCAATCTGCCACCATCCCTGACTGGCTGCTTAATATTAGCAGCCTCGTTCAACTCGATCTCAGTTCTTGCAACATTCATGGGTGGTTATCAGTTGCAGTAGATATGTTGGGGAATCTCAACCGTTTGAAGTATTTGGATTTCTCTGAGAACCAAATTACTGGAGACATTTCGCAATCTTTGTGGAATAAAAAGCACATGGAGTTTTTGGATTTATCTGGAAACAATATTATCGGGCATACCAAACAAATGTTGGGAAATCTTAGCCAATTAAGGCACTTGTCATTATCTGGCAATCAAATTAGTGGCCAATTTCCAGAAAGCCTGGGAAATCTTAGCCACCTCGAGTATTTAGACTTGTCTGAAAATATAATCAGTGGAGAAATACAAAAAAGCATGGGGAACCTCCACAACTTGGAGGTATTGGATTTGACCTTTAACAACAGAATCAGCGGAGAAATACCGGAAACCATTGGGAACCTCCACAACTTGGAGGAGTTATATTTGGGAGGTAATAATATTACCGGACAAATTCCAGGAAACATGTCGAATCTATGCAACCTGCAAGATTTGGGCTTATCAGAAAACAATTTTGCAGGAGAGATCACAAGTCTTATAGAAGGATTTTCTGAAtgcattaaaaataataaattggaTAAGGGAAGCATTTTGAAGAGTTTAGAATTTATGGGCATGAGTAACAATAATTTCAGTGGGACAATTCCAGAAAGTCTGGGCCAGTTATCTGGGCTTGTAGAGTTACATCTGTCCTCGAACTCTTTCACAGGATACTTGAGTGAAGTGCACTTTTCCAACCTCACAAGGTTGGATGTTTTGGATCTGTCTTACAACTCCTTGAAATTGAACCTAAGTGACGGTTGGATTCCTTCTTTCAATGCTAGGGAAATTATTATGTGTTCTTGCCATGTAGGACCTAAATTTCCTACTTGGCTTCGAACCCAGACATATCTGGATTCATTGTGCCTCTCTGAAGCTGGAATTTCGGACAAGATTCCATCATGGTTGTGGTATAAGGATATGACTTACCTCAATGTATCCCATAATTGTATGGAAGGACGAATATCAAGTTCACTGGGGAGTCGTACTTATTTTGCACTTGATCTGAGCTCCAATTGCCTTTCTGGCCCAATACCTAATGTGAATGCCGACCTCATGATTCTCTCCAACAACTCTTTTTCCGGACCCATTTCCTTGAACTTTTCTGAAAATGCTGGCCCTTCCGTACTCTCTTTATCTCACAATCATATAAATGGTAGCATCCCAGAGTCTTTTTGTAATTGGACTTCATTGAAGGTTCTTGACCTCTCCAATAATGAGTTATCCGGAAGATTTCCGGACTGCGGGATTTGTAATTTGCCTTCATTAACGATTCTTGACCTCTCCGATAATAAATTATCTGGAGGACTTCCAGATTGCTGGAGCAAGTCACAGCGAGGAATTATTGAGGTACCAAAAAGCAAAAGAGTAGAAGATACATCCAGCACGGTGGCACATACCATGAAACTCCAATCTTTACACATGAGGAACAATAGCTTATCTGGTGAATTTCCTTCCTTCTTGAGACTTTGTAAACAATTAGTTATTCTTGATCTTGGTGAAAACAGATACTCGGGCAACATACCCACATGGATTGGAGAAAGCCTTCCGTCTCTAAGGGTTCTTCGTCTAAGATCAAATTTCTTTGATGGTAATATTCCGATACAAATATCTAGCCTGTCTTTTCTTCAGGTTTTGGACTTGGCATGCAACAATTTTTCAGGAAATTTGCCATCATCTTTTGGAAATTTTACTGCCATGGTTGAGATACAAGAAGGCAGCAAACCAATGCTTTCAAATATTAGCACAGGGTCGTATTACGAAGAGAGTCTCTTGATATTTGCAAAAGGATTGGACCTTGAGTACACTAGCGTGCTTTTACTGGTTACAAGCATTGACCTATCACACAATAATCTTTCCGGGGAAATACCTAATGAAGTGACAAATCTTTCTGAATTGTATTTCTTGAACTTATCTGGAAATCATTTCACTGGAAACATCCCACAAAATATTGGTAACATGAGACAGTTGGAATCACTTGATTTATCAATGAATGATCTTTGTGGCCAAATTCCCCAAACCATGCTTGCTTTGAATTACTTAAGCAAGTTGAACTTGTCATATAACAACTTGTCAGGAAGAATTCTATCAGGATACCAATTTCTGACTTTTAATGACCCCTCCATCTACATCGGTAATCATAACCTTTGTGGACAGCCATTGCAAGATTGCCCTACTCATGAACCTCCACATCAAGAAGAGGAACAAGTAGATGAAGATGACTGCGATATGATATGGATTTATGCTAGCTCGGCATTGGGATTTATCTTGGGATTCTGGAGTTTCGTTGGTACAATAATGATCAAGAAGGATATCAGGATTTCTTATCTTCGATTCATTGACAGAACATTTGATTGGGTTTATAAagaattagcaataaaatttgcCATGTTGAAGTTTGTCGCTGGGAAGAGCAACCACAAGCATAATTAA
- the LOC140857450 gene encoding uncharacterized protein isoform X1, translated as MHELQEQLKPLTLQLARVKDLPVPEFGSLQAWEARANAAARASGDSSAIDSTKSSQGQGYGGTPMPFLGETRVEVALSGVEVKEEDTESDTKATSMKVLPPWMIKQGMNLTKEQRGEVKPTSKMDESSAPIDDKKSKDVKEDEKSIQDEYLKAYYEALVKRQKEQEALKKMQQESETSRASTSDFSNGVPEAHAERRVGTKSKREEDENDDVEWEEVPPAGNTGGTYKLADLNVEADASGDDEDDIDWEEG; from the exons ATGCATGAATTGCAGGAGCAGCTGAAGCCATTGACATTGCAGCTGGCAAGAGTAAAGGATTTACCTGTACCTGAATTTGGAAGTCTCCAAGCATGGGAAGCTCGAGCAAATGCAGCTGCTCGTGCAAGTGGTGATTCTAGTGCAATTGATTCCACAAAATCATCACAAGGACAAGGATATGGTGGAACCCCAATGCCATTTCTTGGCGAGACAAGA GTGGAGGTTGCTCTTTCTGGTGTTGAAGTAAAGGAAGAGGACACTGAATCTGATACTAAAGCTACATCCATGAAGGTTTTGCCTCCTTGGATGATTAAACAAGGGATGAATCTTACAAAAGAACAACGTGGAGAGGTCAAGCCAACATCAAAAATGGATGAAAGTTCAGCTCCCATTGATGACAAGAAATCAAAAGACGTGAAAGAAGATGAAAAGAGTATACAG GATGAGTATCTCAAGGCCTACTATGAGGCTTTGGTAAAAAGGCAGAAAGAACAAGAAGCATTGAAGAAAATGCAACAAGAATCTGAAACAAGCAGGGCATCAACATCTGACTTTTCAAATGGTGTCCCTGAAGCCCATGCCGAGCGTCGAGTCGGTACGAAATCAAAGCGGGAGGAGGACGAAAATGATGATGTTGAATGGGAAGAGGTTCCACCTGCTG GCAATACAGGTGGAACATACAAACTGGCTGATCTAAATGTTGAAGCTGATGCGTCTGGCGATGATGAGGATGACATTGACTGGGAGGAAGGTTGA